A window of Lacibacter sediminis contains these coding sequences:
- a CDS encoding N-6 DNA methylase: MAKAKVKNKYCSQNDFHNEADIEQVFVRRLLEDFGFSDSDIRPKNALSQLTVGGMRGSGYERYRPDFAIKLGTKIVTIIEVKAPTENLKNHFWQPAAYTRLINGEYRGSNPVKFFILTNGLEFWVYNWDENNPFLKLDFSDFEDSNTNFKKLSKLLAKSNLGKNTEGYSGDIIKFTKNNLSEVNQAFSWCHQHIYRKDNISQSEAFSEFVKLISLKLLSDRKIKEEFPGVLAEDYFEIPAKKVKFSTHWIQSQKGNTVNPIDNIQFQQFINEMEREIAKGERKRIFEKEDHIRLKEETILGVVKKLESIYLFGIDADLNGRLFETFLNATMRGKDLGQYFTPRSVVKLGVKLCQIKVLSNKHGIAHTDTIMDACCGTGGFLIDVLADMWKKVDEKTNLSNSDKDLVKKSIANNNLIGIDISSGPNLSRVARLNMYLHGDGGTRIFHTDALDKELLEFDTDSNELVMEKRQLRSILQDQNLVDIVLTNPPFAKVYERETENEKRILGSYEIGKGEGGVLRNSIKSSLLFIERYYDILKPGGKLVTIIDDGILSGKDYGWFRNYIRSRFLIKAVISMPGDAFQRSKARVKTSYLIAEKRTTEQQEQPPVFMYPCKFVGVDDSARQRTLPIDAMNREKAREEIQVLVDEYEKFQNGNGNSKYIVDASRIEDRMDVKNCLMKIGRSVSLWKRKGYNIFPIQEVLEEKKFSDDDIIFTKDCDDFVTLLLVRYSGLAEAGEEIVASDTTYSKLYRVRSGDLVISNIAASYGSMAVVPLELDGCVVSNEYTILRTKKGFHPNIVQIILRSPEIRSDILLGSTGANRTRMKWDLIKNISIPYPDGQLEKKILGLIDKAEEAKKLAQRTAEESVFTLENSFNLNNTQALDVIAAFKPPK; the protein is encoded by the coding sequence ATGGCAAAAGCTAAAGTTAAAAACAAGTATTGCAGCCAAAATGATTTTCACAATGAAGCTGACATTGAGCAAGTATTTGTTAGAAGGCTGCTAGAAGATTTTGGATTTTCAGATTCGGATATTAGACCAAAAAATGCATTGTCACAATTAACTGTTGGAGGAATGCGTGGAAGTGGTTATGAAAGATATAGGCCAGATTTTGCAATTAAGCTTGGTACAAAAATAGTAACAATCATTGAAGTCAAAGCCCCAACAGAAAACCTAAAAAATCACTTTTGGCAACCAGCTGCATATACTCGCTTGATAAATGGAGAATATAGAGGTAGCAATCCTGTTAAGTTTTTTATTCTAACAAATGGCCTTGAGTTTTGGGTATATAATTGGGATGAGAATAATCCATTCTTAAAACTTGATTTCAGTGATTTCGAAGATTCGAACACAAATTTTAAAAAGTTATCTAAATTACTCGCTAAATCTAATTTAGGAAAGAATACGGAAGGCTATTCGGGTGACATCATAAAATTTACGAAGAATAATCTTTCCGAAGTTAATCAAGCCTTTAGTTGGTGTCATCAGCATATTTATCGAAAAGATAACATAAGTCAATCTGAGGCCTTTTCAGAATTTGTTAAGCTAATTTCTTTAAAACTCCTTTCTGATAGAAAAATAAAAGAAGAGTTTCCCGGTGTTTTAGCTGAGGATTACTTCGAAATTCCCGCCAAAAAAGTAAAATTTTCTACCCATTGGATACAATCTCAAAAAGGCAACACTGTAAATCCTATTGACAACATCCAATTTCAACAATTTATAAATGAAATGGAACGAGAAATTGCCAAAGGAGAACGTAAAAGGATATTTGAAAAGGAAGACCATATAAGGTTGAAGGAAGAAACAATTTTAGGCGTTGTTAAGAAACTAGAATCGATTTACCTCTTCGGCATTGATGCTGACTTGAATGGAAGACTCTTTGAAACTTTCCTAAATGCAACAATGCGAGGGAAAGACCTAGGTCAATACTTTACACCACGAAGTGTAGTTAAACTTGGAGTTAAATTGTGCCAAATAAAAGTTCTTTCCAATAAACATGGGATAGCACATACTGACACAATAATGGACGCTTGTTGTGGAACAGGGGGCTTTTTAATTGATGTCTTAGCTGACATGTGGAAGAAGGTTGACGAAAAAACTAATCTTTCAAATTCCGATAAAGATTTAGTTAAGAAATCTATTGCTAATAATAATCTAATTGGAATAGATATTAGCAGTGGACCTAATCTATCAAGAGTTGCGAGACTAAATATGTACTTACATGGAGATGGTGGAACCAGAATCTTCCATACTGATGCACTCGATAAAGAATTACTTGAATTTGATACTGACAGTAATGAATTGGTGATGGAGAAAAGGCAATTAAGATCGATACTTCAAGACCAAAACCTTGTTGATATTGTATTAACAAATCCGCCTTTTGCAAAAGTTTATGAACGAGAAACCGAAAATGAAAAACGAATACTTGGCTCCTATGAGATTGGCAAAGGAGAAGGAGGCGTTTTAAGAAATTCAATAAAATCAAGTCTACTCTTCATTGAGCGCTACTATGACATTCTAAAACCCGGAGGAAAATTAGTGACTATCATTGATGACGGGATTCTAAGTGGTAAAGACTACGGATGGTTTCGAAATTATATCAGGTCAAGATTTTTAATTAAGGCAGTTATATCAATGCCCGGAGATGCATTTCAGCGTTCAAAAGCAAGAGTTAAAACCTCATATTTAATCGCAGAGAAGAGGACAACAGAGCAACAAGAACAACCTCCTGTATTCATGTATCCATGCAAGTTTGTTGGTGTAGATGATTCTGCGAGACAAAGAACTCTACCTATTGATGCTATGAACCGAGAAAAAGCACGAGAAGAGATTCAGGTACTCGTGGATGAGTACGAGAAGTTTCAAAATGGTAACGGTAACTCTAAATATATTGTTGACGCTTCGAGAATTGAAGACAGAATGGATGTCAAAAACTGCCTCATGAAAATAGGACGAAGCGTTAGTTTATGGAAACGAAAAGGCTATAATATTTTTCCTATACAAGAGGTGCTTGAAGAAAAGAAGTTTTCCGATGATGATATAATTTTCACAAAGGATTGCGATGATTTTGTCACACTGCTTTTGGTTCGTTATTCAGGTTTAGCAGAGGCTGGAGAAGAAATCGTTGCATCTGATACAACATATTCGAAATTATACCGTGTTCGTAGCGGAGATTTAGTGATTTCTAACATTGCTGCTAGTTATGGAAGTATGGCTGTTGTTCCATTGGAATTAGATGGCTGTGTTGTTTCAAATGAGTACACAATACTTAGAACAAAAAAGGGATTTCATCCAAACATTGTACAAATTATTCTAAGGTCCCCCGAAATACGTTCAGACATTTTATTAGGCTCTACTGGAGCTAATAGGACAAGAATGAAGTGGGACTTAATAAAAAACATATCAATTCCATATCCTGACGGACAACTAGAAAAGAAAATACTAGGACTTATTGACAAAGCAGAAGAAGCAAAAAAACTTGCTCAGAGGACGGCAGAAGAAAGCGTATTCACCCTGGAGAATTCATTTAATCTGAATAACACGCAAGCACTTGACGTCATTGCTGCATTTAAGCCTCCAAAATAA
- a CDS encoding sulfatase-like hydrolase/transferase — MKIKVTLLLFFILLIDHSVLFAQKIERPNILWISVEDISPLLEAYGDKTVKTPTIDWLAKEGITFTNAFATAGVCAPSRSSIITGMYPVSIGTHNMRTGPHYAYREPEEETYKTYRSLKDIRGRNVPEYAAVPPPHVKVFTEYLRLAGYFTSNAIKTDYQFNPPFTAWDEIGKNAHYKNRDKGQPFFAVFNFEITHESKVFMKKKDPMLADLQNLKIPSYFPDIPEVRQDVGRVYSNIIELDQQIGKLLDELRNEKLLDKTIIFFWSDHGGPLLRQKRAVGNSGLRVPLIVRLPNGTMAGTKVSEIVSLMDLGPTTLSLAGITPPTYMHGKAFLGPFKNKDPHRYTFGSADRFDEAADMSRSVIDGRFVYIRNFRPELPLIYRNTYREQIDMTRKLIEMNQQGQLTGGALYIFMPTKPEEELYDLASDPYEIHNLAYLPNHQSKLSEMRSALSAWQGEIGDLGFIPEYDLVNMMWPGMIQPETKKVDFEKTGNKLLLTCITQGATIGYQIDDEIGSKRWRIYNGPLPITSYRKIAARAVRIGYKTSAISSFEG; from the coding sequence ATGAAAATAAAAGTTACACTCCTACTTTTTTTTATCCTTCTAATTGATCATTCAGTTCTTTTTGCACAAAAAATTGAAAGACCAAATATCCTTTGGATATCGGTTGAAGATATTAGTCCATTGCTTGAAGCATACGGGGACAAAACAGTCAAAACCCCAACGATTGATTGGTTGGCCAAAGAGGGTATCACTTTTACAAATGCGTTTGCCACGGCAGGTGTGTGTGCACCAAGCAGGAGCTCTATTATAACAGGTATGTATCCCGTTAGTATTGGCACACATAATATGCGTACAGGTCCGCATTATGCATACAGAGAACCTGAAGAAGAGACATACAAGACTTATAGATCTTTAAAAGACATTCGTGGAAGAAATGTACCTGAGTATGCAGCAGTACCCCCGCCCCACGTGAAAGTATTTACAGAATATTTGCGGCTTGCGGGTTATTTCACCAGCAATGCTATTAAAACTGATTATCAATTCAACCCACCATTTACTGCCTGGGATGAAATTGGGAAAAATGCTCACTATAAGAACAGGGACAAGGGACAACCTTTTTTTGCAGTTTTCAACTTTGAAATCACCCACGAATCAAAGGTATTCATGAAGAAAAAAGATCCCATGCTGGCCGATCTTCAAAACCTAAAAATTCCGTCTTACTTTCCTGATATACCGGAAGTGCGACAGGACGTAGGTCGTGTATATTCAAATATTATAGAACTGGATCAGCAGATTGGGAAACTCCTGGATGAATTAAGAAATGAAAAACTGTTGGATAAAACAATCATTTTTTTCTGGTCTGATCATGGAGGCCCGTTGTTACGGCAAAAACGGGCGGTAGGAAATTCAGGACTCAGAGTGCCATTAATTGTTCGGCTACCGAATGGAACCATGGCTGGTACTAAAGTCAGCGAAATTGTTTCTCTTATGGATTTGGGTCCAACAACTTTATCCCTGGCAGGAATTACTCCTCCCACATATATGCACGGGAAAGCTTTTTTGGGTCCGTTCAAAAATAAAGATCCCCATCGGTATACCTTTGGCTCAGCAGATCGATTTGATGAAGCAGCAGATATGAGTCGCTCTGTAATCGATGGCAGATTTGTCTACATCAGAAATTTCCGCCCAGAGCTCCCATTGATCTATCGCAACACATACCGTGAACAGATCGACATGACTCGAAAATTAATAGAAATGAATCAACAGGGGCAATTAACAGGAGGCGCTTTGTATATTTTTATGCCAACAAAACCGGAAGAAGAACTGTACGATTTAGCAAGTGATCCTTATGAGATTCATAATCTTGCATACCTGCCCAATCATCAATCAAAATTAAGTGAGATGCGTAGCGCTTTAAGTGCATGGCAAGGTGAGATTGGAGATCTTGGTTTTATACCAGAATACGACCTGGTAAATATGATGTGGCCTGGTATGATACAACCTGAAACAAAAAAAGTAGATTTTGAAAAAACAGGAAATAAATTATTGCTTACCTGTATTACCCAAGGCGCAACGATTGGATATCAGATAGACGATGAAATAGGTAGCAAACGATGGAGAATATACAATGGCCCATTACCAATTACATCGTATAGAAAGATTGCTGCAAGAGCTGTCAGAATAGGCTACAAAACATCTGCTATTTCTTCCTTTGAGGGATAG
- a CDS encoding alpha/beta hydrolase, whose product MYRNLILLLLISIAAYTNGNSQDRILYKEVDTTKLFMEVYQPGNIDPAKKYPAIVFFFGGGWVEGSMKQFEPQAKYFSQRGMICFLVDYRIRNKHQTSPFESLKDAKSAIRFIREYANRFHIDTSKIVASGGSAGGHLAAATALIVDYNESTDNLSISCVPNALALFNPVIDNGPGGYGYERIGKAYQAFSPMHNIKKGAPPTILFLGTNDNLIPVQTAKNYQGAMEKVNSRCELHLYEGQPHGFFNYKNFEYYKKTVSKFDEFLQSLGFIEQKEQLKIE is encoded by the coding sequence ATGTATCGAAATCTGATTTTACTCCTGTTGATTTCAATTGCTGCTTATACAAACGGCAATTCTCAGGATAGAATATTGTACAAAGAAGTTGATACCACTAAATTATTTATGGAAGTATATCAGCCGGGTAATATCGATCCGGCAAAAAAATATCCGGCCATTGTTTTCTTTTTTGGGGGAGGATGGGTTGAGGGTTCAATGAAACAGTTTGAGCCGCAGGCTAAATATTTTTCACAACGGGGAATGATCTGTTTTTTGGTTGATTACAGGATTAGAAATAAACATCAAACTTCACCTTTCGAGTCGTTAAAAGATGCAAAGTCAGCAATCAGATTTATCAGGGAGTATGCAAACAGGTTTCATATTGATACATCAAAAATTGTTGCATCGGGAGGTTCGGCAGGAGGCCATTTAGCAGCGGCAACAGCACTGATAGTTGATTACAATGAAAGCACCGACAATTTATCCATAAGCTGTGTTCCAAATGCTTTAGCGCTTTTTAATCCTGTGATCGATAATGGACCTGGAGGTTATGGTTATGAACGAATAGGCAAAGCTTACCAAGCCTTTTCACCAATGCACAACATAAAAAAGGGTGCACCCCCAACGATTTTATTTTTAGGCACAAACGATAATTTAATACCCGTGCAAACAGCAAAGAATTATCAGGGAGCAATGGAAAAGGTAAACAGTCGTTGTGAGCTTCATTTATACGAGGGACAGCCGCATGGATTCTTCAATTATAAAAATTTTGAATACTACAAGAAAACAGTTTCGAAGTTTGATGAATTTTTGCAATCACTTGGATTTATAGAACAAAAGGAACAATTAAAAATTGAATAG
- a CDS encoding DNA polymerase/3'-5' exonuclease PolX, translating into MPDNYQIAEMFSLLSKLMDIHGEDSFKAKTYAAAAFNIEKLPVQLAEVEPAKISTYKGIGASTSKKILEILQTGELKALTDIIAKTPPGVIEMLSIKGIGPKKISTIWKEMEIESIGELLYACEENRLLLFKGFGEKTQANVKESIEFFLKHKDIHLYADVEAYAMAVDKNLREHCKQYRFELTGEFRRQMEIIHQLEWVTTTPFATLLPIFTNNNFEVKEQNDSFVSVKGPENIVLQFHFATAENFGTVLFQTSAAENFLQAWGPVTTVAEEKILFEEKGVAFIPSCLREELVTGAVPDLIQASSIKGIIHSHSNWSDGGETIETMARHAQQMGFEYLVISDHSKSAGYANGLSVERIEAQHQYIDELNSKLNGFRIFKSIEADILGDGSLDYDDETLASFDLVIASVHSNLKMNEEKAMMRVLNAIENPYTTILGHMTGRLLLSRAGYPLDHKKIIDACVANSVVIELNAHPRRLDIDWRWIPYALDKGALISIDPDAHELSGYNDIKYGVLAAQKGRLTNSRNLSSFSLRQFEEYIMDVRMEKGI; encoded by the coding sequence ATGCCTGATAATTACCAGATCGCCGAAATGTTTTCACTCCTGAGTAAACTCATGGATATACATGGCGAAGACAGTTTTAAAGCAAAGACCTATGCCGCTGCCGCTTTTAATATTGAAAAGCTGCCGGTGCAGTTAGCTGAAGTGGAACCTGCAAAAATTTCTACCTACAAAGGCATTGGTGCCAGCACATCGAAAAAAATACTGGAGATCTTACAAACAGGCGAACTGAAAGCACTAACCGATATTATTGCCAAAACTCCTCCCGGTGTTATTGAAATGCTTTCGATCAAAGGTATCGGACCAAAGAAAATTTCCACCATCTGGAAAGAAATGGAAATTGAAAGTATTGGTGAGTTATTGTATGCCTGCGAAGAAAACCGTTTGTTGCTCTTTAAAGGCTTTGGCGAAAAAACACAGGCCAATGTAAAAGAGTCGATCGAGTTTTTCCTGAAACATAAAGACATTCATTTGTATGCCGATGTGGAAGCATACGCCATGGCAGTTGATAAAAATCTGCGTGAGCATTGTAAACAATATCGTTTTGAACTAACGGGTGAGTTCAGACGACAGATGGAAATCATTCATCAGCTTGAATGGGTAACCACTACTCCTTTTGCGACGTTGCTGCCCATCTTCACCAACAATAATTTCGAAGTAAAGGAACAGAACGATTCATTTGTTTCAGTAAAAGGGCCGGAGAATATTGTGTTGCAATTTCATTTTGCAACTGCTGAAAATTTCGGGACAGTCTTGTTTCAAACATCGGCGGCTGAAAACTTTTTACAGGCCTGGGGCCCTGTAACAACAGTTGCCGAAGAAAAAATCTTGTTTGAAGAAAAAGGCGTTGCATTTATTCCATCGTGCCTCCGTGAAGAATTGGTGACAGGTGCAGTTCCTGATTTGATTCAAGCTTCATCGATCAAAGGAATCATTCACAGTCATAGTAACTGGAGCGATGGTGGCGAAACCATTGAAACCATGGCCCGTCATGCACAGCAAATGGGGTTTGAATATTTAGTGATCAGCGATCACAGCAAAAGCGCCGGTTATGCTAATGGTTTAAGCGTGGAGCGGATTGAAGCGCAGCACCAATACATTGATGAACTGAACAGCAAACTCAACGGCTTCCGTATTTTTAAAAGTATTGAAGCTGATATTTTGGGTGATGGTTCGCTGGATTATGATGATGAAACACTGGCGAGTTTTGATTTAGTGATTGCATCGGTACACAGCAATTTAAAGATGAACGAAGAGAAGGCGATGATGCGTGTGCTGAATGCAATTGAAAATCCATACACCACCATCCTCGGCCACATGACGGGACGCCTGTTGCTAAGCCGTGCCGGTTATCCACTCGATCATAAAAAAATCATTGATGCCTGTGTGGCCAACAGTGTGGTAATAGAGCTGAATGCACACCCACGTCGATTAGATATTGACTGGCGCTGGATACCGTATGCATTAGACAAAGGTGCTTTGATTTCCATTGACCCTGATGCACACGAACTGAGTGGTTACAACGATATTAAGTACGGTGTACTGGCTGCACAAAAAGGCCGCTTAACCAACAGCCGTAACCTCAGCAGTTTTTCGTTACGGCAGTTTGAAGAATATATTATGGATGTGAGGATGGAGAAAGGGATATAG